Proteins co-encoded in one Musa acuminata AAA Group cultivar baxijiao unplaced genomic scaffold, Cavendish_Baxijiao_AAA HiC_scaffold_1077, whole genome shotgun sequence genomic window:
- the LOC135666210 gene encoding uncharacterized protein LOC135666210: MDAFSGYNQIRMAPEDQKHTAFLTEQGIYFYRVMPFGLKNAGATYQRTVNKMFAHQIGRNMEVYVDDMIVKSRTAEAHPSDLAETFDTLRRFGLRLNPTKCAFGVTSGKFLGFIVHERGIDANPEKIQALIDMRPPRTIRDLQRLNGRLVALSRFLSRSGDRCHSFFRALKDPKNFQWTAECETAFEQMKLHLAGLPRLASVSPGEKLSLYLAVSRHSVSSVLVKEISGDQLPVYYVSHILSGPEERYPPIEKLALALVLSARKLRPYFQAHPIEVITDQPLRLILSKFDVAGRLLKWAVELGEHDIQYIPRTAIKAQAVADFIAELTPNTGEELEPLRDTWTLHVDGSANAKGAGAGLVLTTPDGRSIERSFRFGFRATNNEAEYEALLAGLQLAREMQVTDIRVITDSQLVARQLDGEYEARDPTMAKYLAQVRSLAAKFAHFELSNVPRSENQRADTLAKLASGPSPWAQPETEELPRRAIEVVATVAHGAPATWVQEMLRFKQDGTLPDDTTTARRLRRTQAWYTEEGGRLYKRSFSRPLLRCLEPSEARTVLSDMHEGACGEHIGERALAHKVLRQGYYWPTMRQDAKALVRRCSSCQEHARTTRRPAVLWVEAEPLATITESQVKRFVWRNLITRFGLPQSIVADNGPQFAGRKFQEFCAKHKIQLRFSSVAYPQANGLAEVTNRAIVDGLKRRVSATRSAWIDELPSVLWALRTTPKTPTGESPYSLTFGTEAVLPPEVAVPTPRTADYSEEASGEGLRSNLDLLEERRADAHQKALSYKRAVARVYNRNVRPRSIKLEDLVLRKIEVSHPTQVRGKLAPKWEGPYRVIGVSRPGTFRLATMDGDPVPRTWNIQNLRKYFV; encoded by the exons atggacgccttctccgggtacaaccagatcaggatggcacccgaagatcaAAAACATACAGCCTTCCTCACCGAGCAAGGGATATACTTTTACAGAGTTATGCCGTTCGGGTTAAAAAACGCCGGGGCAacctaccagaggacggtgaacaagatgttcgcccaccagatcggacgaaacatggaggtatatgtcgacgacatgatcgtaaagagccgaaCGGCGGAGGCTCATCCCTCCGACCTGGCGGAGACATTCGACACTCTGCGGAggttcggcctgcgcctcaaccccaccaagtgcgccttcggtgtgacctcgggaaaattcctcggattcatcgtacacgaaagagggattgacgccaacccggaaaagataCAGGCCCTCATCGACATGCGGCCTCCAcggacgatcagagacctgcaGCGCCTCAACGGGAGGCTAGTCGCTTTATCGCGCTTCctctcccgatcgggagatcgctgccaCTCTTTTTTCCGGGccctgaaggatccgaagaacttccaatggacggcggaatgcgagacggccttcgagcagatgaagcTACACCTGGCCGGCCTCCCTCGACTCGCTTCGGTCTCCCCAGGGGAGAAGCTGAGTCTCTACCTTGCCGTCTCTCGGCACTCGGTCAGCTCGGTTCTAGTCAAAGAAATTTCCGGCGACCAACTAccggtctactacgtcagccacataCTGAGCGGGCCAGAAGAACGCTACCCGCCAATCGAAAAGTTGGCGCTGGCGCTCGTCCTGTCGGCGCGGAAActccgcccctacttccaggcccacccgatagaggtaataacCGATCAGCCGCTTCGGCTTATCCTGTCCAAATTCGATgttgcagggcgtctcctcaaatgggcagtggagctcggcgagcacgacatacaatacatacctcggaccgccatcaaagcccaagccgtggcagacttcattgcggagctgaCGCCGAATACCGGCGAAGAACTCGAGCCACTGCGCGATACCTGGACCCTCCACGTAGATGGCTCGGCCAACGCGAAGGGCGCCGGCGCGGGTCTGGTTCTGACAACACCTGACGGCCGCTCGATCgagcgctccttccgcttcgggttcagagccaccaacaacgaggcagaatacgaggctctcctggcggggctccaGTTGGCACGGGAAATGCAggtgaccgacatacgcgtcatcaccgactcgcagctggtggctaggcagctcgaTGGCGAATACGAGGCCCGGGACCCGACTATGGCAAAATACCTAGCGCAGGTAAGAAGCCTGGCCGCCAAGTTTGCCCATTTTGAACtgtcgaatgttcccaggagcgagaaccagcgagccgacaccctgGCTAAACTGGCGTCCGGCCCGTCCCCCTGGGCTCAACCCGAGACCGAAGAACTCCCCCGCCGAGCCATAGAGGTCGTCGCCACCGTCGCTCACGGcgcgccggccacttgggtacaggagatgtTACGCTTCAAGCAGGACGGGACCCTGCCCGACGATACGACTACAGCTCGGCGCTTGCGTCGAACGCAGGCGTGGTACACCGAGGAAGGAGGACGGCTGTACAAACGGTCTTTCTCGCGCCCCCTGTTGCGCTGCCTAGAGCCGAGCGAAGCCAGGACGGTTCTGTCCGACATGCACGAAGGGGCTTGCGGGGAACACATAGGCGAGcgagccctggcgcacaaggtactccgacaggggtactactggccgaccatgcgccaggacgcaAAAGCTCTCGTGCGGCGATGCAGCTCATGCCAGGAGCACGCCCGTACCACCCGACGACcggcggtcct atgggtcgaagccgagcccctagcGACCATCACGGAGTCGCAAGTGAAAAGGTTCGTATGGAGAAACCTCATAACCCGTTTCggcctgccccagtccatcgtcGCCGACAATGGACCGCAGTTCGCCGGCAGGAaattccaagagttttgcgccaagcacaaaattcaactgaggttcagctcggtggcttacccccaggcgaATGGGCTAGCTGAAGTTACCAACCGGGCCATCGTCGACGGACTCAAGAGAAGGGTATCCGCTAcccgatcggcttggatcgacgagctcccgagcgtcctgTGGGCGCTTCGCACTACCCCCAAGACCCCGACTGGGGAGTCTCCCTAtagcctcacgttcgggaccgaggccgtgtTACCACCCGAGGTAGCCGTCCCGACTCCGCGGACGGCAGACTACAGCGAAGAAGCCTCGGGCGAAGGGCTCCGATCAAACCTGGACCTGCTCGAGGAAAGACGGGCCGACGCACACCAAAAAgccctttcttacaaaagagccgtagcgagggtctacaaccggaaCGTGCGACCCCGGTCGATAAAATTAGAGGACTtggtcctgcgcaaaatcgaggtcagccaccccacccaagtaagggggaaactggccccaaagtgggagggaccctatcgggtcatcggaGTATCCCGACCGGGGACATTCAGGCTCGCCacaatggatggcgaccccgtgccccggacttggaacatacagaaccttaggaaaTATTTCGTCTGA
- the LOC135666161 gene encoding uncharacterized protein LOC135666161, giving the protein MSAAAITCSRGAAALGFRCWSLMRLPAAQVGCPRSNLSLLQRFSSQLVKSNGSRACLIDTLALVRRLEKEGVPSKQAEAITSTITEVLNESLESVAQSFVSKPEMQKSEMIQDSNIWKFKLEMKGSQVHM; this is encoded by the exons ATGTCTGCGGCGGCTATCACCTGCAGTAGAGGCGCCGCCGCGTTAGGGTTTCGTTGCTGGTCGCTGATGCGGCTGCCGGCGGCGCAAGTCGGGTGCCCTCGGTCCAATTTGTCGCTGCTGCAGCGCTTCTCTTCGCAACTCGTCAAGAGCAACGGGAGTAGGGCTTGCCTTATCGACACGCTCGCTCTG GTCAGGAGGTTGGAGAAGGAAGGGGTCCCGTCGAAGCAAGCAGAGGCCATCACATCGACCATCACGGAGGTTTTGAATGAGAGCTTGGAGAGCGTCGCCCAGTCCTTTGTGTCCAAGCCCGAGATGCAGAAG AGTGAGATGATTCAAGATTCTAATATCTGGAAATTCAAGTTGGAAATGAAGGGCTCGCAG GTGCATATGTGA